A genomic window from Pseudomonadales bacterium includes:
- the moaCB gene encoding bifunctional molybdenum cofactor biosynthesis protein MoaC/MoaB — protein sequence MKDITLKPDSLRSATAITTLKAPPACIELLRTGETEKGDALKTARVAGILAAKRCDELIPLCHPLPIYRADIAFTLEETAVQVQSTVETIAATGVEMEALLAANIAALTLYDMLKPHTDQENLVLTECKLLKKTGGKSHFKRKLRRSSSAAVIVLSDTVAQGKKEDTAGRSICNELATAGFDPIEYKILPDESAELDALLKQLIAAKTNLIVTVGGTGLGPRDRTVEVVTPLLTQEIPGIMEASRVFGQRRTPYAMLSRGVAGFADQSLMITLPGSRRGAEESLAAILSGIVHLLDVFTGKPHEGGYT from the coding sequence ATGAAAGACATCACGCTCAAACCCGATAGCCTGCGCTCCGCAACCGCTATCACCACACTCAAAGCGCCGCCAGCTTGCATTGAATTGTTGCGCACCGGTGAAACCGAAAAAGGTGACGCATTAAAAACTGCGCGCGTAGCGGGCATCTTGGCGGCGAAACGCTGCGATGAATTAATTCCACTGTGCCATCCGCTGCCGATTTATCGTGCAGATATTGCATTCACTTTGGAAGAAACGGCAGTGCAAGTGCAATCCACGGTGGAAACCATCGCTGCCACCGGTGTTGAAATGGAAGCACTGCTCGCAGCCAATATTGCCGCACTCACGCTGTACGACATGCTCAAGCCGCACACCGATCAAGAAAATTTAGTGTTAACAGAATGTAAATTGCTGAAAAAAACTGGCGGTAAGTCGCATTTCAAACGCAAGTTGCGCCGCAGCAGTTCAGCAGCGGTGATAGTGTTGTCGGACACCGTCGCGCAAGGCAAAAAAGAAGACACCGCCGGTCGCAGTATTTGCAATGAATTAGCAACGGCGGGATTTGATCCTATCGAATATAAAATCCTGCCGGATGAAAGCGCGGAGTTGGATGCGCTGCTCAAACAACTCATCGCCGCGAAAACCAATTTGATCGTCACCGTCGGCGGCACAGGTTTAGGCCCGCGCGACAGAACCGTCGAAGTGGTCACGCCGCTGCTTACACAAGAAATCCCAGGCATCATGGAAGCCTCGCGCGTGTTCGGTCAGCGCCGCACGCCGTACGCCATGTTGTCGCGCGGCGTGGCGGGCTTCGCCGATCAGAGCCTAATGATTACTCTCCCTGGCAGTAGACGCGGTGCGGAGGAATCACTGGCGGCGATTTTGTCCGGCATCGTGCATTTGCTGGATGTGTTTACCGGCAAACCGCATGAGGGTGGGTATACCTGA
- a CDS encoding molybdenum cofactor biosynthesis protein MoaE, producing MTDAMQRMGTAPLDPNALLALGQFPDCGGLALFAGAVRNHHEGKSVDRLIYSAYLPVCEKLLADIEAQAKARYGVTYVALRHRVGELAIGELAIVCVVQAPHRAEAFAACRWAVDQVKHGAPIWKEEFYTDGSSQFVEGCCLHSDADDEHDHAHEHHHHKKHHHKKNHNKECV from the coding sequence ATGACAGATGCTATGCAACGCATGGGCACAGCGCCATTAGATCCGAATGCTTTATTGGCGTTAGGACAATTTCCCGATTGCGGCGGCCTCGCTTTATTTGCGGGCGCAGTGCGCAATCATCACGAAGGCAAATCGGTTGATCGTTTGATTTACAGCGCGTACTTGCCCGTGTGTGAAAAATTGTTGGCGGATATCGAAGCGCAAGCGAAAGCGCGTTACGGCGTGACTTATGTGGCTTTGCGTCATCGCGTGGGTGAATTGGCGATTGGCGAATTGGCGATTGTGTGTGTGGTGCAAGCGCCTCATCGCGCAGAAGCATTTGCTGCGTGTCGTTGGGCGGTGGATCAAGTGAAGCACGGTGCGCCGATTTGGAAAGAAGAGTTTTATACCGATGGCAGCAGTCAATTTGTCGAAGGTTGTTGTTTGCATAGCGATGCAGATGATGAGCATGATCACGCACACGAACATCATCATCACAAAAAACATCACCATAAAAAAAATCACAACAAGGAATGCGTATGA
- a CDS encoding MoaD/ThiS family protein, which yields MNTEKANTNTVLFELWAGIERLAGCKHLQVEMLNTQATIGDALQVLQQKHPTLHDAIERCACAVGDTIVRRNAPLPSNQAIVLLPPVSGG from the coding sequence GTGAACACAGAAAAAGCAAACACAAACACGGTGCTGTTTGAATTGTGGGCAGGTATTGAGCGGCTCGCAGGTTGTAAACATTTGCAAGTGGAAATGCTCAATACGCAAGCTACCATCGGCGATGCACTGCAAGTGTTGCAGCAAAAACATCCAACATTGCACGATGCGATTGAACGCTGTGCGTGTGCGGTGGGTGACACCATTGTGCGCCGCAATGCGCCGCTGCCGAGTAATCAGGCCATCGTTTTATTGCCGCCGGTTTCAGGAGGCTGA
- the moaA gene encoding GTP 3',8-cyclase MoaA: MAVPVSKLQDQYGRIKRKLRLSLTDRCNFRCRYCMPTEPVWLPRKELLHSDELFRLARLFVEQGITQFRLTGGEPLLRPDLEKVVAQLSELRALGLERISMTTNAALLADRAQALVDAGIDDMNISLDALDADVFTRLTGAEIEPVFAGIEAARATGVPVKINTVVMRGYNDHQLLPLLEWAMAKQLPLRLIEYMPLDEPGRWQRETVLDEEEVLAILRSRYRVEKLPRSSDPASPYLVDEHYSLGIISTISHPFCSSCDRLRLTAKGELYTCLFAENGTALGEKMRAGFDDEKMQEVIAQAVWHKQRGYVETQGAVERPIKMYAMGG; encoded by the coding sequence ATGGCAGTACCCGTTTCTAAATTGCAGGATCAATACGGTCGCATCAAACGCAAGTTGCGTTTGTCGTTGACGGATCGCTGCAATTTTCGCTGCCGCTATTGCATGCCCACCGAGCCAGTGTGGTTGCCGCGCAAAGAGCTATTGCACAGCGATGAATTGTTTCGGCTCGCGCGATTGTTTGTCGAGCAGGGCATCACACAATTTCGTTTAACCGGCGGTGAGCCGCTGTTGCGTCCTGATTTAGAAAAAGTGGTCGCGCAATTGAGCGAACTGCGCGCACTCGGTTTAGAACGCATTTCGATGACCACCAATGCCGCGCTGTTAGCCGATCGCGCACAAGCTTTAGTGGATGCCGGCATTGATGACATGAACATCAGTTTGGATGCACTCGATGCCGATGTGTTTACACGCTTAACTGGCGCAGAAATTGAACCCGTGTTCGCGGGCATTGAAGCGGCGCGCGCCACGGGCGTGCCAGTAAAAATAAACACGGTGGTGATGCGCGGTTATAACGATCATCAACTGTTGCCTTTATTGGAATGGGCAATGGCAAAACAATTGCCGCTGCGTTTGATTGAATACATGCCTTTGGATGAGCCGGGGCGTTGGCAGCGCGAAACCGTGTTGGATGAAGAAGAAGTATTGGCGATTTTGCGCAGCCGTTATCGCGTAGAAAAATTGCCACGCAGCAGTGATCCCGCCAGCCCATATTTAGTAGATGAGCATTATTCTTTAGGCATCATCAGCACCATTTCGCATCCGTTTTGCAGCAGTTGTGATCGCCTGCGTTTAACCGCAAAAGGCGAACTCTACACCTGTCTGTTTGCAGAAAACGGCACTGCGCTTGGCGAAAAAATGCGCGCAGGTTTTGATGATGAAAAAATGCAAGAAGTGATTGCGCAAGCGGTGTGGCACAAACAGCGCGGCTATGTTGAAACACAGGGCGCGGTTGAACGCCCCATTAAAATGTATGCAATGGGTGGTTGA
- a CDS encoding molybdopterin-binding protein, producing MAGVNQVVVHAKPRVAVIITGNEVARHGEPLKPGFIHDANGPLVASWLQAQGIACTPVWVSDDLAALTDAIAQAASTADLVITTGGASVGSYDYLPQAAEAVGFHCQFHGVAQRPGKPVWFGQKDNCVLLALPGNPAAVLIGLYVHAAAILSRLQGEASAPLWQRALGKADGSASLAGVFAPYASVPR from the coding sequence ATGGCAGGCGTCAATCAAGTGGTAGTGCACGCCAAGCCGCGCGTCGCTGTCATCATCACCGGTAATGAAGTCGCGCGACACGGTGAGCCGCTCAAGCCCGGCTTTATTCACGATGCCAACGGCCCCTTGGTCGCCAGTTGGTTGCAAGCGCAGGGCATCGCCTGCACACCGGTTTGGGTGAGCGATGATTTGGCTGCGTTGACAGATGCCATCGCGCAAGCTGCCAGCACTGCTGATCTCGTAATCACCACAGGTGGCGCTTCGGTCGGCAGTTACGATTATTTGCCGCAAGCGGCAGAAGCCGTGGGATTTCACTGCCAGTTTCACGGTGTAGCGCAGCGCCCGGGCAAGCCGGTGTGGTTCGGGCAGAAAGACAACTGTGTATTGCTCGCACTGCCTGGCAATCCCGCGGCTGTACTGATCGGGCTTTATGTGCACGCTGCGGCGATTTTGTCGCGCTTGCAGGGTGAGGCAAGCGCGCCGCTGTGGCAAAGGGCGCTTGGCAAAGCCGATGGAAGCGCATCCCTCGCTGGTGTTTTTGCGCCGTATGCGTCAGTACCAAGATGA
- the mobA gene encoding molybdenum cofactor guanylyltransferase MobA, producing the protein MSKTKVSLLLLAGGRGERMGGKDKGLLTLRSSTFIERLLKRFLPHFNETLISANRNLDEYQRIAALWRARVLEDESDDFVGPLAGILQGLKASCSDWLLVLPCDAQALPDNLLARFHQCSEQAGVRAVFASACGSDQPVVCLLQRNLLPQLEAAFDAGERSVIRWLQSVNAARCEFGDELPAAGWSVNEPADLEAVAQLV; encoded by the coding sequence ATGAGTAAGACGAAAGTTTCTTTGTTGCTGCTAGCTGGCGGCCGCGGTGAGCGCATGGGCGGCAAAGACAAAGGGCTTTTGACGCTGCGTAGCAGCACTTTTATTGAGCGATTATTAAAAAGATTTTTGCCGCATTTTAATGAAACATTGATTTCTGCCAATCGCAATCTCGACGAATACCAACGCATTGCTGCGCTGTGGCGCGCAAGAGTGTTGGAAGATGAGAGCGATGATTTTGTAGGCCCACTCGCCGGTATTTTGCAAGGCTTAAAAGCCTCTTGCAGTGATTGGTTGTTGGTGTTGCCCTGTGATGCGCAAGCACTGCCCGATAATTTATTGGCGCGTTTTCATCAATGCAGCGAGCAAGCAGGCGTGCGTGCTGTATTTGCTTCGGCTTGCGGTTCTGATCAACCCGTGGTGTGTTTATTACAGCGTAATTTACTGCCGCAACTGGAAGCAGCTTTTGATGCCGGTGAACGCTCGGTGATACGCTGGTTGCAGAGTGTGAATGCCGCGCGCTGTGAATTTGGTGATGAACTTCCCGCTGCCGGTTGGAGCGTGAACGAGCCTGCGGATTTAGAGGCAGTCGCGCAACTGGTTTAA
- a CDS encoding ABC transporter ATP-binding protein, protein MVSAVSIQNLQKTYENGFSALKGVSLDVQEGDFFALLGPNGAGKSTMIGILCSLVRKTAGTVQVFDYNIDTHFSQARKCLGVVSQEFNFSQFEKVGDIIRTQGGYYGMPTKLARERADFYMKKLDLWDKRDAIARMLSGGMKRRLMIARALIHEPKLLILDEPTAGVDIELRRSMWEFLREINTNGTTIILTTHYLEEAENLCRNIAIINKGNIIENTSMKSLIQTLDQETFVLDLKDALHFLPSIPEFHIKQTDPHALEIEVKRGTDLNNLFARLSEHNIHITSMRNKANRLEELFVKLLNENAA, encoded by the coding sequence ATGGTCAGTGCCGTTTCCATCCAAAATCTGCAAAAAACCTACGAAAACGGCTTCTCCGCCTTAAAAGGCGTCAGCCTTGATGTGCAAGAAGGCGATTTCTTCGCCCTGCTTGGCCCCAATGGCGCGGGCAAGTCCACCATGATCGGCATTCTGTGTTCACTGGTACGCAAAACAGCCGGCACGGTGCAGGTGTTTGATTACAACATCGATACGCATTTTTCGCAGGCGCGCAAATGTTTGGGCGTGGTGTCGCAGGAATTTAATTTCAGTCAGTTTGAGAAAGTTGGCGACATCATTCGCACACAAGGCGGCTACTACGGCATGCCCACTAAATTGGCACGAGAGCGCGCTGATTTTTACATGAAAAAACTAGACCTGTGGGATAAGCGCGATGCCATCGCTCGTATGTTGTCCGGCGGCATGAAGCGCCGCTTGATGATTGCACGCGCGCTGATTCACGAACCGAAATTATTGATCCTTGATGAGCCCACCGCAGGTGTAGATATTGAACTGCGCCGCTCGATGTGGGAGTTCCTGCGCGAAATCAACACCAACGGCACTACGATTATTCTCACCACGCACTATTTAGAAGAAGCAGAAAATCTCTGTCGCAATATCGCCATCATTAACAAAGGCAATATCATTGAAAACACTTCCATGAAATCTTTGATTCAAACATTGGATCAAGAAACTTTTGTGTTGGATTTGAAAGATGCGCTGCACTTTCTGCCCAGCATTCCAGAATTTCATATCAAACAGACAGACCCGCACGCGCTGGAAATTGAAGTGAAACGCGGCACTGATCTCAACAATCTTTTTGCGCGTTTGTCAGAACACAATATCCATATCACCAGTATGCGCAACAAAGCCAATCGACTGGAAGAGCTGTTTGTTAAATTATTGAACGAGAATGCCGCATGA
- a CDS encoding ABC transporter permease, with protein sequence MNSRETWIAFYTILTKEVRRFMRIWMQTLLPPAITTGLYFVIFGTLIGGRIGEMQGFSYIQFVVPGLVMMSVLTNAYSNVVSSFFSVKFQRSIEELLIAPVPNWAILAGYVAGGVARGICVGIVVTLLSLFFTQLHVQHWFIMISAVLLTSILFSLAGLINAIYARNFDDVSIIPTFVLTPLTYLGGVFYSVDLLPPFWKALSLMNPIIYMVNAFRYGMLGITDVNIAFSLGMIFVFSCVAGFFALRLLNT encoded by the coding sequence ATGAATTCGCGCGAAACTTGGATTGCCTTTTACACCATCCTCACCAAAGAAGTGCGTCGCTTTATGCGCATTTGGATGCAAACATTGCTTCCACCCGCTATTACTACGGGTTTGTATTTCGTTATTTTTGGCACATTGATTGGCGGGCGCATTGGTGAAATGCAAGGCTTTAGCTACATCCAGTTTGTTGTTCCAGGCTTGGTGATGATGTCGGTATTGACCAATGCTTACAGCAATGTAGTGTCCTCTTTTTTTAGTGTTAAATTTCAGCGCAGTATCGAGGAGCTACTCATTGCTCCCGTACCAAATTGGGCAATACTCGCAGGCTATGTAGCAGGCGGTGTTGCGCGCGGTATCTGTGTTGGGATTGTTGTTACCTTATTGTCCTTATTTTTCACTCAACTACATGTACAACACTGGTTCATCATGATTAGTGCCGTATTGCTGACATCAATTCTTTTTTCACTGGCAGGTTTAATCAATGCCATCTATGCCAGAAACTTTGATGATGTTTCCATCATTCCCACTTTTGTTTTAACACCACTCACCTATCTTGGTGGCGTATTTTATTCCGTCGATTTACTGCCACCGTTTTGGAAAGCACTGTCGCTGATGAACCCAATTATCTACATGGTAAACGCCTTCCGTTACGGCATGCTGGGTATTACCGATGTCAACATTGCATTTTCATTGGGTATGATTTTTGTATTTTCCTGTGTAGCAGGCTTCTTCGCATTGCGCTTATTAAATACATGA
- the queF gene encoding NADPH-dependent 7-cyano-7-deazaguanine reductase QueF (Catalyzes the NADPH-dependent reduction of 7-cyano-7-deazaguanine (preQ0) to 7-aminomethyl-7-deazaguanine (preQ1) in queuosine biosynthesis) — protein sequence MDYSQLHLGKQTAYSDQYDPALLVAVPRSAARDFWPSDKTLPFVGEDCWTGYEVSWLNTQGKPQVGCLLLDYSAQTPNIVESKSLKLYLNSFNQTALKNHGELIEKIEKDVSAIVGGTVRVQCLSAGMDEELSIRPWLDHCLDDAETSITHYEITPALLSCDNGNKTEQTVISHLLRSNCPVTGQPDWASVRIHYRGTNICEKSLLQYLCSFRLHQGFHEQCIERIFCDLWTHCALELLSVEGRFTRRGGLDINPFRASHEHLKPTRARQLRQ from the coding sequence GTGGATTACAGCCAATTACATCTCGGCAAGCAAACGGCGTACAGCGATCAATACGACCCTGCGCTACTGGTTGCCGTACCGCGTTCCGCTGCACGGGACTTTTGGCCGAGTGATAAAACGCTGCCTTTTGTCGGCGAAGATTGCTGGACGGGCTACGAAGTGTCTTGGCTCAACACCCAAGGCAAACCCCAAGTGGGCTGTTTGTTGTTGGATTACAGCGCACAGACGCCCAACATCGTCGAATCCAAATCACTCAAGCTGTATCTCAACAGCTTTAATCAAACTGCGCTAAAAAATCACGGCGAATTGATCGAAAAAATTGAGAAAGATGTGAGTGCAATCGTGGGCGGCACGGTGCGCGTGCAATGCCTTTCTGCCGGTATGGATGAAGAATTAAGTATTCGCCCTTGGCTCGATCACTGTCTCGACGATGCAGAAACCTCCATCACGCACTATGAAATCACGCCAGCATTATTGTCTTGCGACAACGGAAATAAAACAGAACAAACAGTCATCAGTCATTTATTGCGCAGCAATTGTCCTGTCACTGGGCAACCCGATTGGGCGAGTGTGCGTATACACTATCGCGGCACCAACATCTGCGAAAAAAGTTTGCTGCAATACCTTTGCTCTTTTCGTCTGCACCAAGGTTTTCACGAACAGTGTATCGAACGCATTTTTTGTGATCTCTGGACGCACTGCGCGCTGGAATTGTTGAGCGTGGAAGGTCGTTTTACACGGCGCGGTGGACTCGACATCAACCCGTTTCGCGCCAGTCACGAGCATCTCAAACCCACGCGCGCGCGGCAGTTGCGCCAATGA
- a CDS encoding ABC transporter permease: protein MIAYLLRRLLLTIPTLFGITLIVFTLTRFVPGGPIEKMMTAAQIAGGDSGAHAVHDRASSSGTLSEEQLAELKAYYGFDKPVLVSYAQWLWRVVHLDLGYSTRYGEPVWDTIISRMPLSLFYGGLSLLITYAVYSARHRQSLAPQFCF from the coding sequence ATGATTGCCTATTTACTGCGCCGTTTATTGCTCACGATTCCAACCCTGTTTGGCATCACGCTGATTGTTTTTACGCTGACGCGCTTTGTACCAGGCGGCCCTATCGAAAAAATGATGACAGCCGCGCAAATCGCAGGCGGCGACAGTGGCGCACACGCTGTTCACGACCGCGCCAGCAGCAGCGGCACACTCTCTGAAGAACAATTAGCGGAATTAAAAGCGTATTACGGTTTCGACAAACCTGTTTTAGTCAGCTACGCGCAATGGCTGTGGCGCGTAGTACATTTGGATCTCGGTTACTCCACGCGTTACGGTGAACCGGTGTGGGACACGATTATTTCGCGCATGCCGCTGTCATTATTTTACGGCGGTCTTTCATTATTGATTACCTACGCCGTGTATTCCGCTCGGCATCGCCAAAGCCTTGCGCCACAATTCTGCTTTTGA
- a CDS encoding ABC transporter permease subunit encodes MRHNSAFDHISAALVFFGFAIPNYVLGIILITLFASHWEIFPLGGFASDDIADLSWTEQVHDIFMHAVLPLATYLVGSFAVMTMLMKNSLLENLASDYVRTAVAKGLSFHQAVFRHALRNSLIPLATSFGHGISIILSGSFLVETIFNIDGMGLLGYESLVERDYPVVMGLLVISSLLFLIGNILSDLCVAAIDPRVRFE; translated from the coding sequence TTGCGCCACAATTCTGCTTTTGATCACATCAGCGCAGCACTGGTTTTCTTCGGCTTTGCAATTCCCAATTATGTGCTCGGTATTATTTTGATCACGCTGTTTGCCTCGCATTGGGAAATTTTTCCCCTAGGTGGCTTTGCGAGTGATGACATCGCTGATCTCTCGTGGACAGAACAAGTGCACGATATTTTTATGCACGCAGTATTGCCGCTTGCCACTTACTTGGTCGGCAGTTTTGCGGTGATGACTATGTTGATGAAAAACAGTCTGCTGGAAAACTTAGCGAGTGATTATGTGCGCACCGCTGTTGCCAAGGGCTTATCGTTTCACCAAGCCGTTTTTCGTCATGCATTGCGTAATAGTTTGATCCCACTCGCCACTTCGTTTGGTCACGGTATTTCCATCATTCTCTCTGGCTCTTTTTTGGTAGAGACTATTTTCAATATTGATGGCATGGGTTTGCTCGGCTACGAATCTCTAGTGGAACGCGATTACCCTGTCGTCATGGGTTTACTTGTGATTTCTTCACTGCTTTTTTTGATCGGCAATATTTTGTCGGATTTGTGTGTGGCGGCGATTGATCCTCGTGTGAGGTTTGAATGA
- a CDS encoding ABC transporter permease subunit, translating into MSWLKLHPQTQKQWRRFRSLKRGYWSALLLAAMIVLSCGAELLANNRALIVHYNDQYFFPTYGAFLSGNTFNLGYPHETDYRALQQQFAQNKETNNWVLMPPIPWNPLESHAVEGLYPPLAPSFTDKHFLGTDGAGRDIAARLLYGFRLSIAFSILLLLCNYTIGTIIGIAMGFYGGKFDLIMQRIIEIWSSVPTLYIIMIIASLTLPGFWMLLLIMAFFDWTAITWYMRTVSYKEKARNYVLAARAIGASDWRIITQHLLPNTRSLLITFAPFSITGGITALTALDYLGFGLPPPTPSWGDLLREGMSRLDNEWIVGSVTIAMVSVLVMVTWIGEALREAFDPKQRTVYE; encoded by the coding sequence ATGAGCTGGCTCAAGCTGCACCCGCAAACACAAAAGCAGTGGCGCCGTTTTCGCTCACTCAAACGCGGCTATTGGTCAGCTTTGTTATTAGCCGCCATGATAGTTTTGAGCTGCGGCGCAGAATTGCTCGCCAATAATCGCGCGTTAATTGTTCACTACAACGATCAGTATTTTTTTCCTACTTACGGTGCGTTTCTTTCTGGCAACACTTTTAATCTCGGCTATCCACATGAAACGGATTACCGCGCCCTGCAACAACAATTTGCGCAAAACAAAGAAACCAATAACTGGGTATTGATGCCACCAATTCCGTGGAATCCGTTGGAATCACACGCCGTTGAAGGCTTGTATCCACCGCTTGCGCCTTCTTTCACTGATAAACATTTTCTCGGCACCGACGGCGCAGGTCGCGATATCGCCGCACGTTTGTTATACGGTTTTCGTCTCTCCATTGCCTTTAGTATTTTGTTACTGCTGTGCAATTACACCATCGGCACCATCATCGGCATTGCGATGGGTTTTTACGGCGGCAAGTTTGATTTAATCATGCAACGCATCATTGAAATTTGGTCATCCGTACCGACGCTGTACATCATCATGATTATTGCATCGCTCACCCTGCCTGGTTTTTGGATGCTGCTATTGATCATGGCTTTTTTTGATTGGACCGCTATCACTTGGTATATGCGCACCGTCAGCTACAAAGAAAAAGCGCGCAATTATGTGTTGGCGGCTCGTGCGATTGGCGCGTCGGATTGGCGCATCATCACGCAACATTTGTTACCCAATACGCGTTCACTGTTGATTACTTTTGCGCCTTTTTCCATCACAGGCGGCATCACCGCACTTACGGCACTGGATTATCTCGGTTTTGGTTTGCCGCCACCGACACCCAGCTGGGGTGATTTATTGCGCGAGGGCATGTCGCGTTTGGATAACGAGTGGATCGTCGGCTCTGTCACTATTGCGATGGTCAGCGTATTAGTGATGGTCACTTGGATAGGCGAAGCACTGCGTGAAGCCTTCGACCCGAAACAACGCACGGTGTACGAATGA
- a CDS encoding extracellular solute-binding protein, with protein MMLRYFFIVLCCVFSLLIGCEKKTETLAPVVKQDIAQTLTPYPISKTPLPTNLVWHTNDSDPEFADPAAQRGGTLREFMLSFPLTLRVVGPDSNGSFAGYTRALNMNLVDRHPNTHNTIPALATHWAFGSDHKTVYFKLDPDARWSDDKPVTADDFVYLLEFMRSKFIVAPFQNEYFTTQITDIIKFDDHTIAVVSGVAKPDDELLEQVNINPVPRHFHVLDDQWVRRYNWLPEPGTAAYKMGEVRKGKFVQFDRLPNWWANNKRFYRYRFNPDHIIVKVIRDPNIAWQYFQRGELDSFSLTLPDFWHNKAKGEIFDKGFVHKLWFYNDVVQPAQGLWLNMAKPPLDDIRVRQAIAYAMDFDKVIKTVLHNDYSRMETHNVGYGDYDNKNIKPRGFDIARAVSLLEQAGWTNLDQDGIRIKNGQRLSLVLSYGNPLHSNRLVILQEEARKAGIELQLQLLDSSAFFKQVLEKNHQIASLGWSGGGLSPEFRQFYHSDNAFKPQPNNITNFSDPEMDKLIDAYREELDRNKRITLSHQIEQKIYGSAALIPTYKVPYFRDAYWAWIHLPKGYATRSSDSAVDAMGISTFWIDLPTKNRIRQLQRTGEPLSPPVSITDTSWRH; from the coding sequence ATGATGCTGCGCTATTTTTTCATCGTGCTGTGTTGTGTTTTTTCTCTACTCATTGGTTGCGAGAAAAAAACAGAAACACTCGCGCCTGTTGTTAAACAAGATATTGCACAAACATTAACGCCCTATCCTATTTCTAAAACACCACTGCCAACAAATCTTGTTTGGCATACCAATGATAGCGATCCAGAATTTGCAGACCCCGCTGCACAACGCGGCGGCACGCTGCGTGAATTCATGTTGAGCTTTCCACTGACGCTGCGGGTTGTCGGGCCTGATTCCAACGGCAGTTTTGCCGGTTATACGCGTGCGCTGAACATGAACTTGGTGGATCGCCACCCCAACACTCACAACACCATTCCCGCACTGGCCACGCATTGGGCGTTTGGCAGCGACCACAAAACGGTGTATTTCAAGTTGGATCCCGATGCGCGCTGGTCAGATGACAAACCCGTAACAGCGGACGATTTCGTGTATTTGTTAGAGTTCATGCGTTCCAAATTCATTGTCGCACCGTTTCAAAACGAATATTTCACCACGCAAATCACTGACATTATTAAGTTTGATGATCACACCATTGCCGTGGTTTCTGGTGTTGCTAAACCGGATGACGAATTACTCGAACAAGTAAATATCAACCCCGTGCCGCGCCATTTTCATGTACTCGACGATCAATGGGTGCGCCGTTACAACTGGCTACCAGAACCAGGGACAGCCGCTTACAAAATGGGAGAGGTGCGCAAAGGAAAATTTGTGCAGTTTGATCGCCTTCCCAACTGGTGGGCAAACAATAAGCGTTTTTATCGCTATCGTTTTAATCCCGATCACATCATTGTCAAAGTGATTCGTGATCCGAATATCGCATGGCAATATTTTCAGCGCGGTGAGTTGGATAGTTTTTCACTCACACTGCCAGATTTTTGGCATAACAAAGCCAAAGGCGAAATTTTCGATAAAGGCTTTGTGCATAAATTGTGGTTTTACAACGATGTAGTGCAGCCCGCGCAAGGTCTCTGGCTCAATATGGCCAAGCCGCCGCTGGATGATATTCGTGTGCGCCAAGCCATTGCTTATGCCATGGATTTTGACAAAGTCATAAAAACGGTTTTGCACAACGATTATTCGCGCATGGAAACGCACAATGTCGGTTACGGTGATTACGACAACAAAAACATCAAACCGCGCGGTTTTGATATAGCGCGCGCCGTTTCACTGTTGGAACAAGCAGGTTGGACAAACTTAGATCAAGACGGCATCCGTATCAAAAACGGTCAGCGTCTATCTTTGGTGTTGAGCTATGGCAACCCACTGCACAGCAATCGTTTAGTCATACTGCAAGAAGAAGCGCGCAAAGCGGGCATTGAATTGCAACTGCAACTCTTAGACAGCTCAGCTTTTTTCAAACAAGTATTAGAAAAAAATCATCAAATCGCATCACTGGGCTGGAGCGGCGGCGGTTTGTCGCCTGAGTTTCGCCAGTTCTATCACTCCGACAATGCTTTCAAGCCGCAACCTAACAACATCACCAATTTTTCTGATCCTGAGATGGACAAACTGATCGACGCCTACCGCGAGGAATTGGATCGCAATAAACGCATCACGCTATCACATCAAATTGAACAAAAAATTTATGGCAGCGCCGCGTTGATCCCTACTTACAAAGTGCCTTATTTTCGTGATGCGTATTGGGCTTGGATACACTTACCCAAAGGCTATGCCACACGCAGCAGCGATAGCGCGGTGGATGCCATGGGCATCAGTACATTTTGGATAGATTTACCCACTAAAAACCGTATTCGTCAGTTGCAGCGCACAGGTGAACCGCTGTCTCCGCCTGTCTCAATCACCGATACCTCGTGGCGGCATTGA